The proteins below are encoded in one region of Colletotrichum lupini chromosome 5, complete sequence:
- a CDS encoding glutamate carboxypeptidase II, with protein sequence MEIKVPQHEAEKLMLQSPDTTKLRHWSKLYSAEPHLAGDLAHAERIRDLWISYGIPAALEEYQVLQNFPKSQALHLLAPDGQIGFEASLTEDEVSEDPTSSPRNGLPAFHGFSANGEICAELVYANFGELKDFELLKSHGISVKGKIVICKYAKVFRGLKVRAAEQYGAAAVILYNDPQEDGEYTVENGYEPYPHGPARHPKIIQRGSVDYFSVAVGDPTTPGYPSLPDTDLERQDPGHATPRIPSLPISYADAIPFLQALNGHGLIPSQIAGEHSDWKGCLPAVDYCTGPSQARVFLSNQGEQF encoded by the coding sequence ATGGAGATCAAGGTACCACAACATGAAGCTGAGAAGCTCATGCTTCAATCGCCTGACACTACGAAACTTCGCCATTGGTCAAAATTGTATAGCGCAGAACCCCACCTAGCCGGGGACCTAGCCCACGCAGAACGCATACGGGATCTATGGATTTCGTACGGTATCCCGGCCGCATTGGAAGAATACCAGGTCCTGCAAAACTTTCCAAAGTCTCAAGCTCTGCATCTCCTTGCACCGGATGGACAGATAGGTTTCGAGGCATCCCTGACAGAGGACGAGGTGTCAGAGGATCCAACGTCGTCTCCTCGAAATGGTTTACCCGCCTTTCATGGCTTCAGCGCAAACGGCGAAATCTGCGCCGAATTGGTGTATGCGAACTTCGGCGAGTTGAAAGACTTTGAGCTGCTGAAGTCGCATGGAATCTCCGTGAAAGGCAAAATCGTCATATGCAAGTATGCCAAGGTCTTTAGAGGCCTCAAAGTTAGAGCAGCCGAACAGTACGGGGCAGCCGCTGTCATTCTGTATAACGACCCTCAAGAGGACGGCGAATACACTGTTGAGAATGGCTATGAGCCCTACCCTCATGGTCCAGCAAGGCATCCCAAAATAATTCAGCGAGGCAGCGTCGACTACTTCTCCGTGGCCGTGGGTGACCCCACGACACCCGGGTACCCCAGTTTGCCAGACACCGACCTTGAACGACAGGATCCTGGTCACGCAACCCCAAGGATACCATCTCTGCCAATCTCTTATGCGGATGCTATTCCTTTCCTTCAGGCATTGAACGGCCATGGACTTATACCTAGTCAGATAGCCGGTGAGCACAGCGACTGGAAAGGATGTCTTCCGGCAGTGGACTATTGTACTGGCCCTAGCCAAGCCAGAGTCTTTCTATCGAACCAAGGTGAGCAATTTTGA